The Candidatus Eisenbacteria bacterium genome contains the following window.
CGAGCGAGCGGAGAGGCGGATGCCGCGGGCCCGGGCTTGAGTCTGTTCGAAGGGCTGCAGCGCCATCTGGTCGCAGAGCGGACATGAGCGCGACTCAGGCGGTACTCGGTTCCTTCGCGCAGGCGTGGATCGAATCGCGTTCCGCGGATCCCGCTGCGGTCTCGGCGCTTGCCATTGCACGGTCGCGGCTGGCGGACGGCGTCGCGCTGCGGTCGCTGCGACGGATGCGCGTGATCGAACTCCGGGGGTCGCAGCGTCCGCCGGCGCTCATCGCGGAGCGACTGCACGAGTCGAGTCAGTTCTACAACCCGTTCAAGGAAAGCTGCACGCTCCGATCTGCATCGACCGATGCCGTGCCGCTGAATGGCGAAGAGGTCGTGCTGCTGGTGACCGAACGGGGAGCCGCGCGGCGAGCCGGGGCGGAGCGCTGGTGGGCGCAGCGCGAGCACGAGGCGATCGAGGTCCGGGAGGCGGTGGCGTGGATCCTCGCATTCGACGCGGAAGTCGGTGAGGCGGCCGAAACGCTCGCGAACCGACTCGCCGACTTGCGTGGACGCGGCAGCGGGTTACTGTGCAATCCGCATTCGCAGGAGTTGCGGTCGGCGACGCGCCGACCGCCGGTTCCCTGGATCGACGGAACCCCCGCGCCGTGACGCGGCGTCTCACACCCCGGGAGGGTCGTTCGTGAACGGTTGGTCGCCCGACAAGGCATGGCGTGAAGAGTGCGGAGTGTTCGCGGCGATCGGCGTGCCGCGCGCCGCCGCGGTCGTGGGGCTCGGACTGCACGCGCTGCAGCATCGCGGACAGGAGGCCACCGGCATCGTGTCCGCGGATCTCGACGGTGCTTTTCACAGTCACCGCGGCATCGGGCTCGTTTCCGACGTCTACACCGATGCGGTGTTGCGCAGCCTGCCGGGCCAGCTCGCGATCGGACACAATCGTTACTCGACCACCGGCGGCCTGACGATCGAGAACACTCAACCGCTGCGCGTGGTGTATCGCGGCGGCGCGCTCGCGCTGGCGCACAACGGCAACCTCGTGAACGCGGGTGCTCTGCGAGAGGGGCTCGAGGGCGCCGGTTCGATCTTTCAGACCACGCTCGATACGGAAGTGCTCCTTCACTTGATGGCGCTGGCCGGCGACTGCTCGGTCGAGGATGCACTGGTCGAGGCCGCGCAGCAGGTGACCGGTGCATTCTCGCTCGTGGTGCTGGCCCCCGATGCGGTGTTCGCGCTGCGCGACGCGCACGGCTTCCGGCCGCTGTGCATCGGTCGGCTGGGGGACGGGTACGTGGTCGCGAGCGAGACCTGCGCGCTCGATCTGGTCGGCGCGGACTACGTGCGCGACGTCGAGCGCGGTGAGCTGGTGCGGCTCGATTCGCAGGGCATGCGTTCGCGGCGGGCGCTGCCGGCCGCCGAGCCGGCACGCCACTGCATCTTCGAACACATCTACTTCTCGCGCCCCGACAGTCGCGTGTTCGGTGAAGGGGTCGATCGGGTGCGGCGGCGCATCGGCCATCGACTCGCCGCGGAGCAGCCGGCGGAGGCCGACGTGGTGATCGCGGTGCCGGACTCCAGCAACTCGATCGCGCTCGGCTACTCCGAGGCGTCGGGCACGGCGTTCGAGCTCGGTCTGATCCGCAACCACTACATCGGCCGCACGTTCATCCAGCCGCTGCAGGAAGAGCGCGACTCGAGCGTTCGCATCAAGTTCAATCCGGTGCGCGAGGTGCTCGAGGGACGGCGAGTGGTGGTGGTGGACGATTCGATCGTGCGCGGCACGACGAGTCGCAAGCTGGTTCGTATCCTGCGGCGCGCGGGTGCGAGCGAAGTCCACTTTCGAGTCGGCTCACCCCCGGTGACGCATCCGTGCTTCTACGGGATCGACACGCCGAGTCGGCGGGAGTTGATCGGCGCGGTCAAGAGTGTGGCGGAGATCGCCGAGTTCCTCGGTGTGGATTCGCTCGGCTATCTCTCGCACGAGGGATTGCTGGCGTGCGAGCGCGAGCCCGAGCGCTATTGCAGCGCGTGCTTCACCGGCCGGTATCCGGTCGCGGTCGATCCCCGCGCACACAAGCTCCAGTTCGAGGGAGTCACGCGCGCGGCGGGCGCGCGCTGACGCCGCACGGGCCACGGCCGCGGTTGACACCCCGCGCGCACGCTGCCTAGAGTCGCGCGATTCGAGCCCTGCCGTGCGGTGTGCGCACCGCCATCGCGAGGAGAGCCATGTCACTGCGTCTGCTGATGGACCAGCGACGCGAGAAGATCGCGCGCTGGCGCGAGATCGGCGTCGAGCCCTACGCCTATCGCTACGAGGTCACCCACCACGCGGCCGAGATCCTCGCGTGGGGGGATCGCGTCACCGAGCAGCCCGGTGAGCGAGTCCGGATCGCAGGGCGCGCGATGACGCTGCGCGGGCACGGCAAGGCGGGCTTCGCGCATCTGCTGGATCGCAGTGGGCGCGTACAGGCGTATTTCCGCGCCGATCAGCTCGGTGACCAGTATCGCCGCTATGAATTGCTCGACGTCGGTGACTGGGTCGGAGTCGAGGGTCCGGTGTTCCGTACCCGCACCGGTGAGATCACGGTGCGCGCGGACGCGGTCGAACTGCTGGCGAAATCGATCCGCCCGCTGCCCGAGAAGTGGCACGGGCTTCAGGACCCCGAGACGCGGTATCGCCAGCGCTACGCCGATCTGTTCGTGAACCTGCCGGTGCGCGAGGTGTTTCGAACCCGCTCGCGGGTGACGCGGGCGATCCGCGAGTTCCTCGACGGCCTCGGCTATCTCGAGGTCGAGACGCCGGTGCTGCAGCCGCTCTACGGCGGTGCGTTCGCGCGCCCGTTCGTGACGCGCCACCACGCGCTCGACATGGAACTGTACCTGCGTATTTCGGACGAGTTGTATCTCAAACGCCTGATCGTCGGCGGTCTGGATCGCGTCTACGAGTTCTCGCGCAACTTCCGCAATGAGGGCATGGATCGGTCGCACAATCCGGAATTCACGATCCTCGAGTACTACCAGGCCTTCGCGGACGTGCACGACATGATGAGCGTCACGGAGGCCCTGTTCGTGCGAGCGCTCGAGACTGCGACCGGAGGAACGAGGCTCGAGTACCAGGGACACGCGCTCGACTTCACGCCGCCGTGGCCGCGCGTCTCGATGATCGATCGCGTGAGCGACAAAGTAGGGGAGCGGGTCGACGACCTGGCGCCGGCCCGCATGCAGCGCCTGCTCGCGGCGCACGGACTCTCGGTGCGTCCCGGCTCGGGAGCTGGAACCATGCTCGACGAGCTGTTCAGCGCGCTGGTCCAGCCGGAGCTCGATCAACCGTGTTTTCTGGTCGACTTCCCGGCCGAGATGTCGCCGTTGGCGCGCCTCAGTCGCACGCGGCCCGGCGTGGTGGAGCGCTTCGAAGTGTTCGCAGCCGGTATGGAACTGGCCAATGCGTTCTCGGAGCAGAACGACCCCGATGCTCAGCGCGCCGCGTTCGAAGCCCAGATGGCGCTGAGGGCGGCCGGCGACGACGAGGCTCAGATGCTCGACCACGACTATCTCCGGGCGCTCGAGTACGGGATGCCGCCGACCGGTGGGGTGGGGATCGGATTCGACCGGCTCGTCATGCTGCTCACGAACTCGCGCTCGATTCGTGAGGTGCAGTTGTTTCCTCAACTGAGACCCGAGGAGGGCCGGCCGGTGTCCGACGACGAGACCGCGGAGGAGGACGCGCCCTCGGCCCCCCTCGCGCCGCATTGAACCTCCCGTTCTGGATCGCCGCCCGGTACTTGAAGACGCGGCGGCAGAGCGGTTTCATCACCCTGCTCACCGCGATTTCGATCGGAGGAGTCGCGGTCGGAGTCATGGCGCTGCTGGTGGTGCTGGCGGTCATGAACGGCTTCGAGAGCGAGGTGCAGACTCGCATCGCCGGGACCGACGCGCACATCGTGCTGCTCGGGCACGACACCGCCGGACTGCGTGATCCCGAGGCCGTGATGCGCCGGGCACGTCGCGTCGCAGGCGTCGTGGGAGTCGCTCCGTTCACCTACGCGAAGGCGATGGTATTCCACGGCGGCTTCGCGGAAGGCGTGGTGGTCAAGGGCGTCGACCTCGCGCGCGAGAACGACGTGACGTCGATCGCCCGCAATCTGACCCCCGTGCTGGCGCGTCTCGGAGACGGGGCGGGCGATGCGC
Protein-coding sequences here:
- a CDS encoding amidophosphoribosyltransferase; protein product: MNGWSPDKAWREECGVFAAIGVPRAAAVVGLGLHALQHRGQEATGIVSADLDGAFHSHRGIGLVSDVYTDAVLRSLPGQLAIGHNRYSTTGGLTIENTQPLRVVYRGGALALAHNGNLVNAGALREGLEGAGSIFQTTLDTEVLLHLMALAGDCSVEDALVEAAQQVTGAFSLVVLAPDAVFALRDAHGFRPLCIGRLGDGYVVASETCALDLVGADYVRDVERGELVRLDSQGMRSRRALPAAEPARHCIFEHIYFSRPDSRVFGEGVDRVRRRIGHRLAAEQPAEADVVIAVPDSSNSIALGYSEASGTAFELGLIRNHYIGRTFIQPLQEERDSSVRIKFNPVREVLEGRRVVVVDDSIVRGTTSRKLVRILRRAGASEVHFRVGSPPVTHPCFYGIDTPSRRELIGAVKSVAEIAEFLGVDSLGYLSHEGLLACEREPERYCSACFTGRYPVAVDPRAHKLQFEGVTRAAGAR
- the lysS gene encoding lysine--tRNA ligase yields the protein MSLRLLMDQRREKIARWREIGVEPYAYRYEVTHHAAEILAWGDRVTEQPGERVRIAGRAMTLRGHGKAGFAHLLDRSGRVQAYFRADQLGDQYRRYELLDVGDWVGVEGPVFRTRTGEITVRADAVELLAKSIRPLPEKWHGLQDPETRYRQRYADLFVNLPVREVFRTRSRVTRAIREFLDGLGYLEVETPVLQPLYGGAFARPFVTRHHALDMELYLRISDELYLKRLIVGGLDRVYEFSRNFRNEGMDRSHNPEFTILEYYQAFADVHDMMSVTEALFVRALETATGGTRLEYQGHALDFTPPWPRVSMIDRVSDKVGERVDDLAPARMQRLLAAHGLSVRPGSGAGTMLDELFSALVQPELDQPCFLVDFPAEMSPLARLSRTRPGVVERFEVFAAGMELANAFSEQNDPDAQRAAFEAQMALRAAGDDEAQMLDHDYLRALEYGMPPTGGVGIGFDRLVMLLTNSRSIREVQLFPQLRPEEGRPVSDDETAEEDAPSAPLAPH